The proteins below come from a single Fusobacterium nucleatum genomic window:
- a CDS encoding immunity protein Imm33 domain-containing protein → MKKYIENAGSCIITKSLMNGETKLRWLFREEPINNIDTGWMAFGDKDNDDYVNNPKNLAIVDLNTLVNIEPTVLNVYEMPIGTDLIFINENGEKYFINSKTNEQIREKVKSPFMVAFEKNLEFLKKNEYSKDTIEKLFTKSDKITLFTVGDVDFPTGEIIIADPFYYLHSEKYRQILNRTIPIGKYEVELAICDSKTLYKRIIGAKLKVKNDKVVHYEFTMPKGYTIEDSHILNGFGVDAGLASFCDASVVEEYTKFWYDWQKDNPNKNYYNDYFNKFFEESYKKYSEIQTNSGNFIYWEIPETHHKIAMFETGFGDGYYMSLWGLNEKDEVCEVVIPFINPELID, encoded by the coding sequence ATGAAAAAATATATTGAAAATGCAGGTTCTTGTATTATAACAAAATCTTTAATGAATGGAGAAACTAAATTAAGATGGTTATTTCGTGAAGAACCTATTAATAATATTGACACTGGTTGGATGGCTTTTGGTGATAAGGATAATGATGACTATGTAAATAATCCTAAGAATCTTGCTATTGTAGACTTAAATACTTTGGTAAATATAGAGCCTACTGTTTTAAATGTATATGAAATGCCCATAGGAACTGATTTAATTTTTATAAATGAGAATGGAGAAAAATATTTTATCAATTCAAAAACTAATGAGCAAATAAGAGAAAAAGTAAAATCTCCTTTTATGGTAGCTTTTGAAAAAAACTTAGAGTTTTTAAAGAAAAATGAATATTCAAAAGACACCATAGAAAAACTTTTTACAAAATCTGATAAAATAACTTTATTTACTGTTGGAGATGTTGATTTTCCAACAGGAGAAATAATTATTGCTGACCCATTTTATTATTTACATAGTGAAAAATACAGACAAATTCTTAATAGAACTATACCAATAGGAAAATATGAAGTTGAACTTGCAATTTGTGATTCAAAAACTCTATATAAAAGAATAATTGGAGCAAAATTAAAAGTAAAAAATGATAAGGTTGTTCATTATGAATTTACTATGCCAAAAGGATATACAATAGAGGACTCTCATATTTTAAATGGTTTTGGTGTAGATGCAGGACTAGCAAGTTTTTGTGATGCTTCTGTTGTAGAAGAATATACTAAATTTTGGTATGATTGGCAAAAAGATAATCCTAATAAAAATTATTATAATGATTATTTTAATAAATTTTTTGAAGAAAGCTATAAAAAATATTCTGAAATACAAACAAATAGTGGGAATTTTATATACTGGGAAATTCCTGAAACACATCATAAAATTGCAATGTTTGAAACTGGTTTTGGAGATGGTTATTATATGAGTTTATGGGGGCTTAATGAAAAAGATGAAGTTTGTGAAGTAGTCATACCTTTCATTAATCCTGAACTTATAGACTAA
- a CDS encoding ATP-binding cassette domain-containing protein encodes MKNILEVKNLSYSFGNSPILKDINIHVNENEIIAIVGSSGVGKSTLFNLIAGVLKKQTGEITINGSDDYIGKVAYMLQKDLLFEHKTIISNVILPLIIAKVNKKEALEEGNKILKQFNLDKYANKYPQQLSGGMRQRVALIRTYMFKRKFFLLDEAFSALDAITKKELHKWYLDLKKEFNLTTLLITHDIEEAVFLSDRIYILGNKPGEIIGEIKIEINPNEDIDVQRLFYKKKILNIMNID; translated from the coding sequence ATGAAAAATATATTAGAGGTTAAAAATTTATCTTATTCTTTTGGAAATAGTCCTATTCTAAAAGATATAAATATTCATGTCAATGAAAATGAAATAATTGCTATTGTTGGTAGTAGTGGGGTTGGAAAATCTACTCTTTTTAACTTGATTGCTGGTGTTTTAAAAAAACAAACAGGAGAAATCACTATCAATGGTAGTGATGATTATATAGGTAAGGTTGCATATATGTTACAAAAAGATTTACTTTTTGAACATAAAACTATAATCAGTAATGTAATTTTACCTTTAATCATAGCAAAAGTTAATAAGAAAGAAGCTCTTGAAGAAGGAAATAAAATTTTAAAACAATTCAATTTAGATAAATATGCCAATAAATATCCTCAACAATTAAGTGGAGGAATGAGGCAAAGGGTAGCTCTTATTAGAACTTATATGTTTAAAAGAAAATTTTTTCTTTTAGATGAGGCCTTTTCTGCTCTTGATGCTATAACTAAAAAAGAATTACATAAATGGTATCTTGATTTAAAGAAAGAGTTTAATTTGACAACACTGCTTATAACTCATGATATTGAAGAGGCTGTATTTTTAAGTGATAGAATATATATCTTGGGAAATAAACCAGGAGAAATAATTGGAGAGATTAAAATTGAAATTAATCCTAATGAAGATATTGATGTTCAAAGATTATTTTATAAGAAAAAAATTTTAAATATTATGAATATTGATTAA